The proteins below come from a single Macaca fascicularis isolate 582-1 chromosome 9, T2T-MFA8v1.1 genomic window:
- the LOC135965107 gene encoding uncharacterized protein, which translates to MKNTTVLIKLLGDMCYSKVVRQEILIPRLSPTPTLTPLHFGTGHYSGCRTWLHCLAYLILAVLNSSASLMDTWHSPLWDSSRNSSQVLLYSNYTTKFTVWVVHLAYIVIFVVVYPSLLKEITTPSHQSGLCEKEPGTIPSSNPKIALLWPHPKTLRVNLRKLSGESLKQSYQRELRSAWEFCPW; encoded by the coding sequence ATGAAGAATACTACAGTGCTCATCAAACTTCTTGGTGATATGTGCTATTCCAAGGTTGTCAGGCAAGAAATTCTCATTCCAAGGCTATCACCCACACCCACTTTAACTCCCCTGCACTTTGGTACTGGCCACTACTCTGGGTGTAGAACGTGGCTCCATTGCCTGGCTTACCTGATCCTAGCTGTGCTTAACAGCTCAGCCTCGTTGATGGACACATGGCATTCCCCACTGTGGGATTCATCCCGAAACAGCAGTCAAGTGCTCCTTTACAGCAATTATACTACCAAATTCACAGTATGGGTTGTTCATCTGgcatatattgttatttttgtggttgtttacCCATCATTGCTTAAGGAAATAACCACACCCTCTCACCAGTCTGGTTTGTGTGAGAAAGAGCCAGGCACCATTCCATCCTCCAATCCCAAGATTGCACTCTTGTGGCCACATCCTAAGACTTTGAGAGTTAACTTGCGCAAACTTTCTGGTGAAAGTCTTAAACAGTCATATCAGAGAGAGCTTAGGTCAGCTTGGGAGTTTTGTCCATGGTGA